In Nocardioides faecalis, the following proteins share a genomic window:
- a CDS encoding Rv2175c family DNA-binding protein: MTEPRLADHDLAALVDDWLDWDEAAASLGVTPAQVRTMVREHRLAAAVPAPGRRQGIPALFLVDGEPVKGLPGLLTQLHDNGLDDRECIAWIFLDADLPGRPIDALRENRGSEVKRRAQVMGAI, translated from the coding sequence ATGACCGAACCGCGACTCGCCGATCACGACCTCGCCGCCCTCGTCGACGACTGGCTGGACTGGGACGAAGCCGCCGCGTCGCTCGGCGTCACCCCGGCGCAGGTGCGCACGATGGTGCGCGAGCACCGACTGGCGGCCGCCGTGCCCGCTCCGGGGCGGCGTCAGGGCATCCCGGCGTTGTTCCTCGTCGACGGTGAGCCCGTCAAGGGCCTGCCGGGGCTGCTCACCCAGCTGCACGACAACGGCCTCGACGACCGCGAGTGCATCGCCTGGATCTTCCTCGACGCGGACCTGCCCGGCCGCCCGATCGACGCGCTGCGGGAGAACCGGGGCTCGGAGGTCAAGCGCCGCGCCCAGGTGATGGGCGCGATCTAG
- a CDS encoding Stk1 family PASTA domain-containing Ser/Thr kinase, which yields MHDDRRARGDLAASAGDPARISDHQSGRLLDGRYRIGSRIARGGMASVYEATDTRLDRTVAVKIMHTGLGDASADAEESFARRFVREARAAARLSHPNVVAVYDQGRDDTGDGTIYLVMEYVPGHTLRDTITKEAPMSPERALAILEPVLSALASAHRAGLVHRDVKPENVLIADDGRIKVADFGLAKAISADTQHTTTNGVLIGTVSYLAPELVIEQKADARADVYAAGVILFELLTGTKPHTGESPIAVAYRHVHHDVPAPSSVVPGIPAYVDALVARATTRDPSLRPADAGVLLHHVRRVAHALHGGVREDDELVADLMPQARRGAEEGGAGLSDTKPEPVSSLWDGVPDWVRSEQPSDREATSVLQGPTAPRLAAGTTVEPATGTRTAGTRTAAASGPADDTNHPGHRGDDSTHSGAQRPRRRRRLVLLVVLAVLLASLGSAGYWFGWGRYTDTPSVVGLEQAAAVAKLEKAGLQAQVAEEVYSESTAKGVVIGTDPRPGARILPEDSVALTVSLGPERYDLPELAGLTLEEAESALGEVKMLVGRVTEQYSETVPKGQVVSSKPSYGTEAALDLPVNTAVSLVVSKGRKPIPVRDWTGRDADELAKNLTGRGLKVKTEDEFSEDVAKGEVIRQQPRSGNVYKGDTVTLVVSKGPPLVTVPGVRLSSTEDAVEKLEALGLVVKKRRASIYINGEVAWATDPAGGTRVRKGSTIVLYIV from the coding sequence GTGCACGACGACCGACGCGCCCGCGGCGACCTCGCCGCGTCCGCCGGCGACCCCGCGCGGATCTCGGACCACCAGAGCGGCAGGCTGCTCGACGGCCGCTACCGGATCGGCTCCCGGATCGCCCGCGGCGGCATGGCCAGCGTCTACGAGGCCACGGACACCCGGCTGGACCGCACGGTCGCGGTCAAGATCATGCACACCGGCCTGGGCGACGCCTCCGCCGACGCCGAGGAGTCCTTCGCGCGCCGCTTCGTGCGCGAGGCGCGGGCCGCGGCCCGGCTCTCCCACCCCAACGTGGTGGCCGTCTACGACCAGGGCCGCGACGACACCGGGGACGGCACGATCTACCTGGTCATGGAGTACGTGCCCGGGCACACTCTGCGCGACACCATCACCAAGGAAGCGCCGATGTCGCCGGAGCGTGCGTTGGCGATCCTGGAGCCGGTGCTCTCGGCGCTGGCCTCGGCGCACCGCGCCGGGCTGGTGCACCGCGACGTGAAGCCGGAGAACGTGCTGATCGCCGACGACGGCCGGATCAAGGTCGCCGACTTCGGCCTGGCCAAGGCGATCAGCGCCGACACCCAGCACACCACGACGAACGGCGTGCTGATCGGCACCGTCTCCTACCTCGCGCCCGAGCTCGTCATCGAGCAGAAGGCCGACGCCCGCGCCGACGTCTACGCCGCCGGCGTCATCCTCTTCGAGCTGCTCACCGGCACCAAGCCCCACACCGGGGAGAGCCCGATCGCGGTGGCCTACCGCCACGTGCACCACGACGTGCCGGCGCCCTCGAGCGTGGTGCCCGGCATCCCGGCGTACGTCGACGCGCTCGTCGCACGCGCGACCACCCGCGACCCCAGCCTGCGACCGGCCGACGCAGGCGTCCTGCTGCACCACGTGCGCCGGGTGGCCCACGCGCTGCACGGCGGCGTCCGCGAGGACGACGAGCTGGTCGCCGACCTGATGCCGCAGGCACGCCGTGGCGCCGAGGAGGGCGGTGCGGGCCTGAGCGACACCAAGCCCGAGCCGGTCAGCTCGCTGTGGGACGGCGTGCCGGACTGGGTCCGCTCCGAGCAGCCCTCCGATCGGGAGGCGACGTCGGTGCTGCAGGGCCCGACCGCGCCGCGGCTGGCCGCGGGCACCACGGTGGAGCCGGCGACCGGCACCCGCACCGCAGGGACCCGCACCGCTGCCGCGAGCGGCCCCGCCGACGACACGAACCACCCGGGCCACCGGGGTGACGACTCCACGCACAGCGGAGCCCAGCGCCCGCGCCGGCGGCGACGCCTGGTGCTGCTCGTGGTGCTCGCCGTGCTGCTCGCCAGCCTCGGCTCGGCCGGCTACTGGTTCGGCTGGGGCCGCTACACCGACACCCCCAGCGTGGTGGGGCTCGAGCAGGCCGCCGCCGTGGCGAAGCTGGAGAAGGCCGGTCTGCAGGCGCAGGTCGCCGAGGAGGTCTACTCCGAGAGCACCGCCAAGGGAGTGGTGATCGGCACCGACCCCCGCCCCGGCGCCCGGATACTGCCTGAGGACAGCGTCGCGCTGACCGTCTCGCTGGGCCCCGAGCGCTACGACCTGCCCGAACTGGCCGGCCTCACCCTGGAGGAGGCGGAGTCCGCGCTGGGCGAGGTGAAGATGCTCGTGGGCCGGGTCACCGAGCAGTACTCCGAGACGGTCCCGAAGGGACAGGTGGTCTCGAGCAAGCCGTCGTACGGCACCGAGGCCGCCCTCGACCTGCCGGTGAACACCGCCGTCAGCCTCGTGGTGAGCAAGGGCCGCAAGCCGATCCCGGTCCGCGACTGGACCGGCCGCGACGCCGACGAGCTGGCCAAGAACCTCACCGGGCGTGGTCTGAAGGTCAAGACCGAGGATGAGTTCAGCGAGGACGTGGCCAAGGGCGAGGTGATCCGCCAGCAGCCGCGCAGCGGCAACGTCTACAAGGGCGACACCGTCACGCTGGTGGTCTCCAAGGGCCCGCCGCTGGTCACCGTCCCCGGCGTCCGGCTGTCCTCGACCGAGGACGCGGTGGAGAAGCTGGAGGCGCTGGGCCTGGTGGTCAAGAAGCGGCGCGCCTCGATCTACATCAACGGCGAGGTGGCCTGGGCCACCGACCCCGCCGGCGGCACCCGGGTGCGCAAGGGCAGCACGATCGTGCTCTATATCGTCTGA
- a CDS encoding deoxyribonuclease IV: MTLQDAVPGLAPAPLADATTTPRPPDVSRPVGTHVQVGKNLVDGALRTAVDLGCEAIQVFCGNPRGWALSEGDPDVDRRFRDRAGELGLRVFIHTPYLVNPGSPTPATYERSLALIAHNLRRAVEIGAEGVVVHTGSYVEPAGDDPDAAQERHRDALRRLREGLLPILDDVATDDAPWLLLEPTAGQGRSLCAKVEDLAAYLGALDMHPKAGVCLDTCHVFAAGEPLDEPGGTTDTVDRLVQVGGEGRLRLIHANDSKDVRGAFKDRHEKIGQGHIGTAAFAELFAHPATAGVPFILETPGSRGADDPDIALLKQLRDASAGG; this comes from the coding sequence GTGACCCTGCAGGACGCCGTACCCGGCCTCGCGCCCGCTCCCCTCGCCGACGCCACGACGACGCCCCGCCCGCCGGACGTCTCCCGTCCCGTCGGCACCCACGTCCAGGTCGGCAAGAACCTCGTGGACGGGGCGTTGCGCACGGCCGTCGACCTCGGGTGCGAGGCCATCCAGGTCTTCTGCGGCAACCCGCGCGGCTGGGCGCTCAGCGAGGGCGACCCCGACGTCGACCGGCGGTTCCGCGACCGCGCCGGCGAGCTCGGCCTGCGGGTCTTCATCCACACCCCGTACCTGGTCAACCCCGGCTCCCCCACCCCGGCGACGTACGAGCGCTCCCTGGCGCTGATCGCGCACAACCTGCGCCGCGCCGTGGAGATCGGCGCCGAGGGCGTCGTGGTGCACACCGGCTCCTACGTCGAGCCCGCCGGCGACGACCCCGACGCGGCGCAGGAGCGGCACCGCGACGCGCTGCGCCGCCTCCGGGAGGGGCTGCTGCCGATCCTGGACGACGTCGCCACCGACGACGCCCCCTGGCTGCTGCTGGAGCCGACCGCCGGCCAGGGCCGGTCGCTGTGCGCCAAGGTCGAGGACCTCGCCGCCTACCTCGGTGCGCTGGACATGCACCCCAAGGCGGGGGTGTGCCTGGACACCTGCCACGTGTTCGCCGCCGGCGAACCGCTCGACGAGCCGGGCGGCACGACCGACACCGTGGACCGGCTGGTGCAGGTCGGCGGAGAGGGCCGGCTCCGACTGATCCACGCCAACGACTCCAAGGACGTCCGGGGCGCCTTCAAGGACCGTCACGAGAAGATCGGTCAGGGCCACATCGGCACCGCTGCGTTCGCCGAGCTCTTCGCGCACCCCGCCACCGCGGGGGTGCCGTTCATCCTGGAGACGCCGGGCTCGCGCGGAGCCGACGACCCCGACATCGCGCTGCTCAAGCAGCTGCGCGACGCCTCCGCCGGTGGCTGA
- a CDS encoding DMT family transporter, translated as MAEADPARSPGAAVPAPGPGTTRRTALLAALALLALTACWGSTFFLIKDLLERVPTVDFLAVRFLVAGAAMLLVAPRAIARLSPETRRRALALGGLYGAAQVLQTAGLAHTPASVSGFITGLYVVATPVLAALLLRSRVTRGTWAAVALATVGLAVLSLDGLSVGYGEALTLVAALLYAAHIVGLGAWSRPADALGMSVLQVLVIAGICLVAALGTGKPGVVLPSGGADWASVLYMAIAAGALAMLAQTWAQAHLPPTRSAIIMSMEPVFAAFFAVLLGGESLTSRMLLGGALVLVAMLVVEALPRRHVEGEVPHIAV; from the coding sequence GTGGCTGAGGCCGACCCCGCACGGAGCCCCGGCGCCGCCGTCCCGGCGCCCGGGCCGGGCACCACCCGTCGTACCGCCCTGCTGGCAGCGCTCGCCCTGCTGGCGCTGACCGCGTGCTGGGGCTCCACGTTCTTCCTCATCAAGGACCTGCTGGAGCGGGTGCCCACGGTGGACTTCCTCGCCGTGCGCTTCCTCGTCGCCGGAGCCGCGATGCTGCTCGTCGCACCACGGGCCATCGCCCGCCTCTCACCCGAGACCCGGCGCCGCGCCCTGGCCCTGGGCGGGCTGTACGGCGCCGCGCAGGTGCTGCAGACGGCAGGGCTGGCGCACACCCCGGCCAGCGTGTCCGGCTTCATCACCGGCCTGTACGTCGTCGCCACCCCCGTCCTGGCCGCGCTGCTGCTGCGCAGCCGGGTCACCCGCGGCACGTGGGCCGCGGTGGCGCTGGCCACCGTGGGGCTCGCGGTGCTCAGCCTCGACGGGCTCTCCGTGGGCTACGGCGAGGCACTCACCCTGGTCGCCGCCCTGCTCTACGCCGCGCACATCGTGGGCCTCGGCGCCTGGTCGCGTCCCGCCGACGCCCTGGGCATGTCGGTGCTGCAGGTGCTGGTGATCGCCGGGATCTGCCTGGTGGCGGCCCTGGGCACCGGGAAGCCGGGCGTCGTGCTGCCCTCCGGCGGCGCGGACTGGGCCTCGGTGCTCTACATGGCGATCGCGGCCGGAGCGCTCGCCATGCTGGCGCAGACCTGGGCCCAGGCCCACCTGCCGCCGACGCGCAGCGCGATCATCATGAGCATGGAGCCGGTCTTCGCCGCGTTCTTCGCGGTCCTGCTCGGCGGGGAGTCGCTCACCTCGCGGATGCTGCTCGGTGGCGCCCTGGTGCTGGTCGCGATGCTCGTCGTGGAGGCGCTGCCCCGCCGGCACGTCGAGGGCGAGGTGCCCCACATCGCCGTGTGA
- a CDS encoding discoidin domain-containing protein — MPFVPGPPTPPGGRAAPRGPWWPWALGVAAVVLTAGLGAVLLLGGSEGDEDVPAAQSPVASDSPTTDQDGSPDATGTDGPVEQPDEVEDLAAETSVQVPAVAPASRDRDNKPVDFEAANLIDDDPRTAWRMPGDGTGQILTFDLGDEVVLTEVGLVNGYAKIDGEDDWYRGNRRITAVQWEFDDGTRITQQLSPLPNMQTHSIGPVRTRTVRLHLLEVSAPGRGDNGRDFTAISEVRLTGARG; from the coding sequence GTGCCGTTCGTGCCCGGCCCGCCGACCCCACCCGGAGGCCGCGCCGCGCCGCGGGGTCCGTGGTGGCCCTGGGCGCTCGGTGTCGCCGCGGTCGTGCTGACGGCGGGCCTGGGCGCCGTGCTCCTCCTCGGCGGCTCCGAGGGAGACGAGGACGTCCCGGCGGCACAGAGCCCCGTGGCGAGCGACTCCCCGACGACCGACCAGGACGGCAGCCCGGACGCCACCGGCACCGACGGCCCCGTCGAGCAGCCCGACGAGGTCGAGGACCTGGCCGCCGAGACGTCCGTGCAGGTCCCCGCAGTGGCGCCCGCGAGCCGGGACCGGGACAACAAGCCCGTCGACTTCGAGGCGGCGAACCTGATCGACGACGACCCGCGCACCGCCTGGCGGATGCCGGGCGACGGCACCGGGCAGATCCTGACCTTCGACCTCGGCGACGAGGTGGTGCTCACCGAGGTCGGCCTCGTCAACGGCTACGCCAAGATCGACGGCGAGGACGACTGGTACCGCGGGAACCGTCGGATCACCGCGGTGCAGTGGGAGTTCGACGACGGCACCCGGATCACCCAGCAGCTCAGCCCGCTGCCGAACATGCAGACCCACAGCATCGGCCCGGTGCGCACCCGCACCGTGCGGCTGCACCTCCTCGAGGTCTCCGCCCCGGGACGCGGCGACAACGGCCGCGACTTCACCGCGATCAGCGAGGTCCGTCTGACCGGCGCCCGCGGCTGA
- a CDS encoding threonine aldolase family protein encodes MIDLRSDTLTRPTEAMRAAMASAEVGDDVYGEDPTVRALEERVAELFGHEAALFTPTGSMANVLAVAALVVPGQEVLCEARAHIARAELGAHGAVSGLTMRTWSHPRGGLDLAVLEELFAPDLGPFFVRTAAISVENTHNFAGGTVLGLADLQALRAFADDRGAAVHLDGARIWNAHVATGTPLASYGAVADVLAVCLSKGLGAPVGSLLVGSAEQMDEARVRRKRLGGGMRQVGVLAAAGLHALEHHVARLAEDHEHARLLAEACGVDPATVDTNIVVHDVDDAVTFVKAAADAGVLLSAVGPRTVRMVTHLDVDRAAAQRAATVLAAL; translated from the coding sequence GTGATCGACCTGCGCTCCGACACCCTCACCCGTCCCACCGAGGCGATGCGGGCGGCGATGGCCTCCGCCGAGGTCGGTGACGACGTGTACGGCGAGGACCCCACCGTCCGCGCGCTCGAGGAGCGGGTCGCCGAGCTGTTCGGCCACGAGGCGGCGCTGTTCACGCCGACCGGGTCGATGGCCAACGTGCTCGCGGTCGCGGCGCTCGTCGTCCCCGGCCAGGAGGTGCTCTGCGAGGCGCGGGCGCACATCGCGCGCGCCGAGCTCGGTGCCCACGGTGCCGTGAGCGGGCTGACGATGCGCACGTGGTCGCACCCGCGCGGCGGGCTGGACCTGGCCGTGCTGGAGGAGCTGTTCGCCCCCGACCTCGGCCCGTTCTTCGTGCGCACCGCGGCGATCTCGGTCGAGAACACGCACAACTTCGCCGGCGGCACCGTGCTGGGCTTGGCCGACCTGCAGGCGCTGCGGGCCTTCGCCGACGACCGCGGCGCCGCGGTGCACCTCGACGGGGCGCGGATCTGGAACGCCCATGTCGCGACCGGCACCCCGCTGGCGTCGTACGGCGCGGTGGCGGACGTGCTGGCGGTGTGCCTGTCGAAGGGGCTGGGCGCCCCGGTGGGCTCGCTGCTCGTGGGCAGCGCCGAGCAGATGGACGAGGCCCGGGTGCGGCGCAAGCGCCTGGGCGGCGGCATGCGCCAGGTCGGGGTGCTCGCCGCGGCGGGCCTGCACGCGCTGGAGCACCACGTGGCGCGCCTCGCCGAGGACCACGAGCATGCCCGGCTGCTCGCCGAGGCCTGCGGTGTCGACCCGGCGACGGTGGACACCAACATCGTGGTGCACGACGTCGACGATGCCGTGACGTTCGTGAAGGCCGCCGCGGACGCCGGGGTGCTGCTCAGCGCCGTCGGCCCCCGGACGGTGCGGATGGTCACCCACCTCGACGTCGACCGCGCCGCCGCGCAGCGGGCCGCCACGGTGCTGGCCGCGCTCTGA
- a CDS encoding class II 3-deoxy-7-phosphoheptulonate synthase — translation MSTFPSLEQLHAIGAKQQPSYDDPAAVAAAVERLRRLPPLVFAGECDGLKSKIAAASRGEAFLLQGGDCAETFADATADNTRNKLRVLLQMAVVLTYAASVPVVKVGRLAGQYAKPRSSDNETRLLPEGEVTLPAYRGDAVNGFEFTPESRRPDPQRLLEVYHSSASTLNLVRAFTTGGYADLRQVHTWNSEFVRNSPVGQHYEAMAAEIDRALTFMKAIGANPDEFHRVDFYSSHEALILEYEHAMTRIDSRTEQPYNVSGHMVWIGERTRQIDGAHVEYFSHIRNPIGCKLGPSATADDALALAAKLNPTNEPGRLTFITRFGADKVRDGLPGLVEKVNAEGVDVAWVCDAMHGNTFTSSNGYKTRRFSDVLDEVRGFFEVHRALGTVPAGILVENTGDDVTEIIGGGEELDEQGLAHRYESVVDPRLNRVQSLEMAFQVAEMLRRS, via the coding sequence GTGAGCACCTTCCCGTCCCTCGAGCAGTTGCACGCCATCGGCGCGAAGCAGCAGCCGTCGTACGACGACCCCGCGGCGGTGGCCGCGGCCGTCGAGCGGCTGCGCCGGCTTCCTCCGCTGGTGTTTGCCGGCGAGTGCGACGGGCTGAAGTCGAAGATCGCCGCCGCCAGCCGGGGTGAGGCCTTCCTGCTGCAGGGTGGCGACTGCGCCGAGACCTTCGCCGACGCCACCGCGGACAACACCCGCAACAAGCTGCGGGTGCTGCTGCAGATGGCGGTCGTGCTGACCTACGCCGCCTCCGTGCCGGTGGTCAAGGTCGGCCGGCTGGCCGGGCAGTACGCCAAGCCGCGCTCCTCCGACAACGAGACCCGGCTGCTGCCCGAGGGCGAGGTGACGCTGCCGGCCTACCGCGGCGACGCCGTCAACGGCTTCGAGTTCACCCCCGAGTCGCGCCGGCCGGACCCGCAGCGGCTGCTCGAGGTCTACCACTCGTCCGCGTCCACGCTGAACCTCGTGCGCGCCTTCACCACCGGCGGCTACGCCGACCTGCGCCAGGTGCACACCTGGAACTCCGAGTTCGTCCGCAACTCGCCGGTGGGCCAGCACTACGAGGCCATGGCCGCCGAGATCGACCGTGCGCTGACCTTCATGAAGGCGATCGGCGCGAACCCCGACGAGTTCCACCGGGTCGACTTCTACTCCTCGCACGAGGCGCTGATCCTGGAGTACGAGCACGCGATGACGCGCATCGACTCCCGCACCGAGCAGCCCTACAACGTCTCGGGCCACATGGTCTGGATCGGCGAGCGCACCCGCCAGATCGACGGCGCCCACGTGGAGTACTTCAGCCACATCCGCAACCCGATCGGCTGCAAGCTCGGCCCGAGTGCGACCGCCGACGACGCGCTCGCGTTGGCCGCCAAGCTGAACCCGACCAACGAGCCCGGCCGGCTGACGTTCATCACCCGCTTCGGGGCCGACAAGGTCCGCGACGGGCTGCCCGGCCTGGTGGAGAAGGTCAACGCCGAGGGCGTCGACGTCGCCTGGGTGTGCGACGCGATGCACGGCAACACCTTCACCTCCTCCAACGGCTACAAGACCCGGCGCTTCTCCGACGTCCTCGACGAGGTCCGCGGCTTCTTCGAGGTGCACCGCGCCCTGGGCACGGTCCCGGCCGGGATCCTGGTGGAGAACACCGGCGACGACGTCACCGAGATCATCGGCGGCGGCGAGGAGCTCGACGAGCAGGGCCTGGCGCACCGCTACGAGTCGGTCGTCGACCCGCGGCTGAACCGGGTGCAGTCCCTCGAGATGGCCTTCCAGGTCGCGGAGATGCTGCGCCGTTCCTGA
- a CDS encoding APC family permease, whose product MTASSADHGADRKNETTGPDQPPLKRVLGPGLLLLFIVGDILGAGVYAVTGRLAGQVGGVAWLPFLVAFAIATLTAFSYLELVTKYPQAAGAALYAHKAFGIHFITFLVAFTVVCSGITSASTSAGLLASNLMIGLGDDNPGNGVVLGVAMGFMLLLGAINLRGVGESVKFNVVLTVVEMVALAIVIAIGFVVVGKGDGDLSRVTVFESPDDKNLFMAVTVATAIAFFSMVGFEDSVNMVEETKEPERIFPRMMLTGLGIAVLIYMLVAISVVAVIPAEDIANPTNPDAGILIDVVKVGAPGLPIDEVFPFLTVFAVANTALINMLMASRLVYGMARQGVLPQVFGKVLRRRRSPYVAIAFTTVLAMALIAYVRLASESTIVVSLSGTTALLLLAVFTVVNVSCLVLRRDPPGKFRAPTVVPVLGALLCAYLLGPWARLETDMIQYKIAAYLLGLGIVLWAVARLLHKPEGGHFADIDHLDGDDTDWRPPGQS is encoded by the coding sequence ATGACCGCTTCGTCCGCCGACCACGGCGCCGACCGGAAGAACGAGACGACCGGTCCCGACCAGCCGCCGCTGAAGCGGGTGCTGGGCCCCGGCCTGCTGCTGCTGTTCATCGTCGGCGACATCCTCGGCGCCGGCGTCTACGCGGTCACCGGCCGGCTGGCCGGTCAGGTCGGCGGGGTGGCCTGGCTGCCGTTCCTGGTCGCGTTCGCCATCGCCACGCTGACCGCCTTCTCCTACCTGGAACTGGTCACGAAGTACCCGCAGGCGGCGGGGGCGGCGTTGTACGCGCACAAGGCGTTCGGCATCCACTTCATCACGTTCCTGGTCGCGTTCACCGTCGTGTGCTCCGGCATCACCAGCGCGTCCACGTCCGCGGGGCTGCTCGCCTCGAACCTGATGATCGGCCTCGGTGACGACAACCCCGGCAACGGCGTGGTCCTCGGCGTCGCGATGGGCTTCATGCTGCTGCTGGGCGCGATCAACCTGCGCGGCGTGGGGGAGAGCGTGAAGTTCAACGTCGTGCTCACCGTCGTGGAGATGGTGGCCCTGGCGATCGTCATCGCCATCGGCTTCGTCGTGGTCGGCAAGGGCGACGGCGACCTGAGCCGGGTCACGGTCTTCGAGAGCCCCGACGACAAGAACCTCTTCATGGCCGTCACCGTGGCCACCGCGATCGCGTTCTTCTCGATGGTCGGCTTCGAGGACTCGGTGAACATGGTCGAGGAGACCAAGGAGCCGGAGCGGATCTTCCCGCGGATGATGCTCACCGGCCTGGGCATCGCGGTGCTCATCTACATGCTCGTGGCGATCTCCGTGGTCGCGGTGATCCCCGCCGAGGACATCGCCAACCCGACCAACCCCGACGCGGGCATCCTCATCGACGTCGTCAAGGTCGGCGCCCCCGGCCTGCCGATCGACGAGGTCTTCCCGTTCCTCACGGTCTTCGCCGTCGCCAACACGGCCCTGATCAACATGCTGATGGCGAGCCGGCTGGTCTACGGCATGGCGCGCCAGGGCGTGCTGCCGCAGGTCTTCGGCAAGGTGCTGCGCCGCCGACGCTCGCCGTACGTCGCCATCGCCTTCACCACGGTGCTGGCCATGGCGCTCATCGCCTACGTCCGGCTGGCCTCGGAGAGCACCATCGTCGTGTCGCTCTCAGGCACCACGGCGCTGCTGCTGCTCGCGGTCTTCACCGTCGTCAACGTCTCCTGCCTGGTGCTGCGCCGCGACCCGCCCGGCAAGTTCCGCGCCCCCACGGTGGTGCCGGTGCTCGGCGCCCTGCTGTGCGCCTACCTGCTCGGCCCGTGGGCCCGGCTGGAGACGGACATGATCCAGTACAAGATCGCCGCCTACCTGCTCGGCCTCGGCATCGTGCTGTGGGCCGTGGCCCGGCTGCTGCACAAGCCCGAGGGCGGCCACTTCGCCGACATCGACCACCTCGACGGCGACGACACCGACTGGCGCCCCCCCGGCCAGAGCTGA
- a CDS encoding nucleotidyltransferase family protein, producing MPMDQVPGMVGHGAAPRGRNPLREALKQVAVALKESQVPFALAGSYGLWARGGPEPAHDVDFMIAEDDATAVYELLAGRGLEVVQPPEDWLFKTYVDGAMVDVIHRAGARSIDRGLFGEADLLEVESVQMPVLSATVLMAHKLGAMDERACDFGAVLPAARAVREQVDWEEVSRRTAQNPFARSFLGLLHDLAIA from the coding sequence ATGCCGATGGATCAGGTGCCCGGCATGGTGGGCCACGGGGCAGCCCCCCGTGGGCGGAACCCGCTGCGCGAGGCGCTCAAGCAGGTAGCGGTGGCGCTCAAGGAGAGCCAGGTCCCGTTCGCGCTGGCAGGCAGCTACGGCCTGTGGGCCCGCGGCGGACCCGAGCCCGCCCACGACGTCGACTTCATGATCGCCGAGGACGACGCCACCGCCGTCTACGAGCTGCTCGCCGGACGCGGCCTCGAGGTCGTGCAGCCGCCCGAGGACTGGCTCTTCAAGACGTACGTCGACGGGGCGATGGTCGACGTCATCCACCGCGCCGGCGCCCGCTCCATCGACCGAGGGCTCTTCGGCGAGGCCGACCTCCTCGAGGTGGAGTCGGTGCAGATGCCGGTGCTGTCCGCGACGGTGCTGATGGCGCACAAGCTGGGCGCGATGGACGAGCGCGCCTGCGACTTCGGAGCGGTGCTGCCCGCCGCCCGCGCCGTACGTGAGCAGGTCGACTGGGAGGAGGTCTCGCGGCGGACCGCGCAGAACCCCTTCGCCCGCTCCTTCCTGGGCCTCCTGCACGACCTGGCCATCGCATGA
- a CDS encoding endonuclease/exonuclease/phosphatase family protein: MRIVTFNILNGRTPHDDVVDPSVLADAVRSLDPDVLALQEVDRNQRRSGLADLTAVAADAMGASHQQFVAALAGSPGATWSAATGHEQPRDAAYGISLLSRLPVSGWESIRLPTLRSRVPMRFSESVRPVLVRDEPRVAIAARVATPYGELTVANTHLSFISWWNRHQLRHLLRALAPAPRPLVLCGDLNMDLARARRITGMNPLVAEATFPADAPTEQLDHVLAEPALAARGQARRMELSDHRALVVDLDLQPGLGADTARGAALGPGAGLRRLGLSRRRPAPRRTPAG, from the coding sequence ATGCGCATCGTGACGTTCAACATCCTCAACGGCCGCACTCCGCACGACGACGTCGTGGACCCCTCGGTGCTCGCCGACGCGGTCCGCTCCTTGGACCCCGACGTCCTCGCCCTGCAGGAGGTCGACCGGAACCAGCGCCGCTCCGGCCTGGCCGACCTCACCGCGGTGGCCGCGGACGCGATGGGCGCGTCGCACCAGCAGTTCGTGGCCGCGCTCGCCGGCAGCCCCGGGGCGACCTGGAGCGCGGCGACCGGGCACGAGCAGCCCCGGGACGCCGCCTACGGGATCTCCCTGCTCAGCCGGCTGCCCGTCAGCGGCTGGGAGAGCATCCGGCTGCCGACGCTGCGCAGCCGGGTGCCCATGCGCTTCTCCGAGTCGGTGCGGCCCGTCCTGGTCCGTGATGAGCCGCGGGTGGCGATCGCGGCCAGGGTGGCGACGCCGTACGGCGAGCTCACGGTGGCCAACACGCACCTGTCGTTCATCAGCTGGTGGAACCGGCACCAGCTGCGCCACCTGCTCCGGGCGCTGGCACCCGCTCCCCGACCCCTGGTGCTGTGCGGCGACCTCAACATGGACCTCGCCCGGGCACGTCGGATCACCGGGATGAACCCCCTGGTGGCGGAGGCCACCTTCCCCGCGGACGCTCCCACCGAACAGCTGGACCACGTGCTGGCCGAGCCCGCACTGGCGGCGCGCGGCCAGGCGCGGCGGATGGAGCTGTCGGACCACCGCGCCCTCGTGGTGGACCTGGACCTGCAGCCGGGCCTCGGCGCAGACACTGCTCGGGGTGCAGCTCTGGGGCCAGGAGCAGGACTGCGGCGGCTGGGCCTCAGCCGAAGAAGACCTGCGCCTCGGCGAACTCCCGCGGGCTGA